A single window of Anopheles moucheti chromosome 2, idAnoMoucSN_F20_07, whole genome shotgun sequence DNA harbors:
- the LOC128309505 gene encoding G kinase-anchoring protein 1-like: MFTVVPSRFAGLKIEDDDDGFRKPKQKSKSAANNKPKTTSVKNTIPQQTPQQPTKKPKPKPQKSKPSNESLQKEQWSEWQQKDTELVEKSYVNDLEQALLLSKLDFEANKSKYSQLEKESKQSAMKDKKPKALSLQEFQEKVNKELNDRQQQKKRQQDEAEYNRNYTFFEQIDLETKQILNKEQLKQLLKQNSSMSSKTKESPKKDISPAAEPSVSELDLLKVENLNLKEEIAVLRDRYKKVVTMLKNGEMKEKTELMIEIEKLRKVQEDMTAEMTALYGQLEQAKSRTNQDAKGKERPNNR, translated from the exons ATGTTCACGGTAGTCCCTTCGAGATTTGCTGGTTTAAAAATCgaagacgatgacgatggATTTCGAAAGCCGAAGCAAAAATCCAAATCAGCTGCTAACAACAAACCCAAAACGACATCGGTGAAAAACACGATTCCACAACAAACACCTCAGCAGCCAACAAAGAAACCTAAACCA AAACCtcaaaaaagcaaaccttCGAATGAATCGCTGCAAAAGGAACAGTGGTCCGAATGGCAGCAAAAGGATACAGAGCTGGTGGAAAAATCCTACGTCAATGATCTCGAGCAAGCGCTGCTCCTTTCGAAACTGGATTTCGaggcaaacaaatcaaagtacaGCCAGCTGGAAAAGGAATCCAAACAGTCGGCGATGAAAGATAAGAAACCGAAAGCATTGTCCTTGCAAGAATTCCAAGAGAAGGTCAACAAGGAGCTGAATGACAGGCAACAGCAGAAGAAGCGCCAACAGGACGAAGCAGAATATAACCGAAACTACACATTCTTCGAACAAATCGATCTcgaaaccaaacaaatacTCAACAAAGAGCAATTGAAACAGttactgaaacaaaacagttccATGTCTTCAAAGACCAAAGAATCTCCCAAAAAGGATATTTCACCGGCGGCAGAGCCATCGGTCAGCGAATTAGACCTGCTGAAAGTGGAAAATTTGAACTTGAAGGAAGAAATTGCGGTTCTACGCGATCGGTACAAAAAGGTAGTCACAATGCTTAAGAACGGtgaaatgaaagagaaaacgGAATTGATGATCGAAATCGAAAAGCTTCGAAAAGTGCAGGAAGACATGACGGCAGAAATGACCGCCCTGTATGGACAGTTGGAGCAAGCCAAATCTAGAACGAACCAGGATGCTAAGGGAAAGGAAAGACCCAACAATCGCTAA
- the LOC128309502 gene encoding nuclear cap-binding protein subunit 1, translating to MNRRRAYEDDGDFYGERNKKRRRVSENQEMEERLETLILRVGENSSSSLESNLEGLVSVLESDLGNFRSKILRILSDCPIKMPEKCTIYSTMVGLMNAKNYNFGGEFVEYMVKTFKDSLKQCQWDAARYALRFLADLVNCHVISTNSLLQLLDSMVDAANEDNVPQVRRDWYVFAVLSTLPWVGRELYEKKESALENLLVRIEVFLNKRTKKHHNALRVWSVDAPHPQEEYLDCLWAQIRKLRQDNWTEKHIPRPYLAFDSVLCEALQHSIPVIHPPPHQDSFEYPMPWVVYRMFDYTDCPPGPILPGAHSIERFLIEEHLHSIIEMHRWERKDCAIHLLLLPYKEKIPLEYCIVEVIFAELFHMPTPRYLEICYGSILIELCKQQPSKMPQVLAQATEILFMRIDSMNTSCFDRFVNWFSYHLSNFQFRWSWDDWDSCLLLENEHPRPKFIQEVLLKCLRFSYHDRFKEMMPEGYAKLIPKPPMPHYKYSMEGAASLPGTATAHKLVVAIRQKCNAEDVLNELNDLPNSRDASDMEMAEEPFNPLKIDVFVQTLLNLGSKSFSHSFAAISKFHTVFKALAETEEAQICILHNMFELWADHQQMMVVIVDKLLKVQIVECSAVATWVFSKEMVGEFTKMYLWEILHLTIKKMNQHVTKLSREMNEAKEKLARTVESSSSESEDEASPNPQKHRKNTEGSGEKPTEEQVERMEEKLEAAYVDQKRLFLIIFQRFIMILSEHLVKCDTDGREYDTDWYRWTVGRLQQVFMMHHEQVQKYSSTLESLLFTSDLDPHILDVFHQFTALRA from the exons ATGAATCGAAGACGTGCGTACGAAGATGACGGAGACTTCTACGGAG AACGCAACAAGAAACGCCGCAGGGTATCGGAAAACCAGGAGATGGAAGAACGTTTAGAAACGCTGATCCTGCGAGTCGGCGAAAACAGTTCTTCCTCACTGGAATCGAACCTGGAAGGGTTGGTGTCGGTGCTAGAGTCGGATTTGGGTAACTTTCGGAGCAAGATTCTACGCATCCTATCGGACTGTCCGATCAAAATGCCCGAAAAGTGTACCATATACTCGACCATGGTGGGGCTGATGAATGCCAAGAACTACAACTTTGGCGGCGAGTTTGTGGAGTATATGGTGAAAACGTTCAAGGATAGCTTAAAGCAATGCCAGTGGGATGCTGCACGGTACGCGCTACGCTTTCTGGCAGATCTGGTGAATTGTCACGTGATATCCACGAATTCATTGCTCCAGCTGCTGGACAGCATGGTCGATGCGGCCAACGAAGACAATGTGCCGCAGGTTCGACGCGATTGGTACGTCTTTGCGGTTCTTTCAACCCTACCCTGGGTCGGTCGAGAGCTGTACGAGAAGAAGGAATCGGCGCTGGAAAACTTGCTGGTTCGCATCGAAGTGTTCCTGAACAAGCGCACCAAGAAGCATCACAACGCATTGCGTGTGTGGTCGGTAGATGCGCCACATCCACAGGAAGAATATCTCGATTGTCTATGGGCCCAGATCCGGAAGCTGCGGCAGGACAATTGGACCGAGAAGCACATTCCTCGGCCATACTTGGCATTCGATTCGGTGCTGTGTGAGGCGCTGCAACACAGCATCCCCGTGATTCATCCTCCGCCGCATCAGGATTCGTTCGAATATCCGATGCCGTGGGTGGTGTACCGTATGTTCGATTATACCGATTGCCCCCCGGGGCCGATTCTGCCCGGTGCGCATTCGATCGAACGTTTCCTAATCGAGGAACATCTGCACTCGATTATTGAAATGCACCGCTGGGAGCGCAAGGATTGTGCAATCCATTTGCTGCTCCTGCCGTACAAAGAAAAAATCCCACTGGAGTATTGCATCGTGGAGGTGATCTTTGCCGAACTGTTTCACATGCCGACTCCGCGCTACCTCGAGATATGTTACGGCTCGATACTGATCGAGCTGTGTAAGCAGCAACCGTCCAAGATGCCACAAGTGCTTGCACAGGCGACGGAGATTCTGTTCATGCGTATCGACTCGATGAATACGTCGTGCTTCGATCGGTTTGTGAACTGGTTTTCGTACCATCTGAGTAATTTCCAGTTCCGTTGGTCGTGGGACGATTGGGACAGTTGTCTGCTGCTGGAAAATGAGCATCCACGACCGAAGTTCATTCAGGAGGTGTTGCTGAAGTGCTTGAG GTTCTCGTACCATGATCGGTTCAAGGAGATGATGCCAGAAGGGTATGCGAAACTGATTCCCAAACCACCCATGCCTCACTACAAGTACTCGATGGAAGGCGCAG CATCCTTACCGGGTACGGCGACGGCTCACAAGCTAGTGGTAGCTATTCGGCAGAAATGCAATGCCGAGGACGTGCTGAACGAATTAAACGATTTGCCGAATTCGAGGGATGCGTCCGACATGGAGATGGCCGAGGAGCCTTTCAATCCACTGAAAATCGATGTGTTTGTTCAAACACTGTTGAACTTGGGCTCCAAGAGTTTCTCTCACAGCTTTGCAGCTATTTCAAAGTTTCACACCGTGTTTAAG GCACTGGCAGAGACAGAAGAAGCTCAGATTTGCATTCTCCACAACATGTTCGAATTGTGGGCTGATCATCAGCAGATGATGGTCGTTATCGTGGATAAGCTTCTCAAAGTGCAGATCGTCGAATGTTCCGCTGTGGCAACGTGGGTTTTCTCGAAGGAAATGGTGGGCGAATTTACGAAAATGTATTTATGGGAAATTTTGCATCTTACGATTAAGAAGATGAACCAACACGTCACCAAGCTGA GTCGCGAAATGAACGAAGCCAAGGAAAAGTTAGCCCGCACAGTAGAATCATCATCAAGCGAATCGGAAGATGAGGCTTCCCCGAATCCTCAGAAACATCGCAAGAACACAGAAGGTTCGGGCGAAAAGCCTACAGAGGAGCAGGTGGAGCGGATGGAGGAGAAGCTGGAGGCGGCGTACGTAGATCAGAAGCGTCTGTTTCTGATCATATTCCAACGCTTCATTATGATCCTGTCCGAACATCTCGTAAAGTGTGACACAGATGGGCGTGAGTACGATACCGATTGGTATCGCTGGACAGTTGGCCGGTTGCAACAAGTGTTTATGATG CATCACGAGCAAGTGCAAAAGTACAGCAGTACATTGGAAAGCTTGTTGTTTACGTCCGATCTCGACCCGCACATACTGGATGTGTTCCACCAGTTCACCGCGCTGCGAGCATAA